From one Rhipicephalus microplus isolate Deutch F79 unplaced genomic scaffold, USDA_Rmic scaffold_23, whole genome shotgun sequence genomic stretch:
- the LOC119170506 gene encoding uncharacterized protein LOC119170506, with protein sequence MSRTPKRRKLYLEPSFDGKELPRSTRYRASRLATDTSQVENVMSDGNAAADEPADNSPVRVWANDEVDECEESGPSDDEEALAENAKEDDRETDGSFDSDLSAEDIVTLVMDFAVNFGLAWTQVEHLMKLVSFLMKRKDLPDTKFLFKKFAGVSTDSMGFHFYCPNCICLLGECDGDLKKRKEFNATCTQCQQLYSGDTLTAQGSFFVTLPMGQQISSILSSQDTSRSLKNSLNALAHRSHAASMTDFTDGSLYLHQRKELGLGAMDITLTINSDGSPVFNSSKFSIWPVQTTINELPPGLRLKNVTVATLWYGQCHPDMTLVLEAFTKQMDSLTRSGIEWTCDGETFQSKVYCFAAVADAPARALMQNTVQYNGYFGCGWCLHPGKCIEGTVKYPISAEAPPDRTKEGMMQDMAEVHRTGVNVRGVKGPSPLINLVGFDIVWGFTPDYMHGVLLGVTRQFMELWMSGVGAPYYIGSPQLIRMVDERLCAIKPPQCITRLPRSVELRKFWKASEWQQWLLYYSLVCVHRILPGKYHKHFSLLVKAVYLLLGDTVSAKDIRDSTECLVQFVIQVQVLYSKKEMTSNVHLLLHLAKSVTMQGPLWAHSCFVFEAGLGKIKKLVTSAKGVPHQVMSRVLMASKVGAHNAAASEQVKNFLCSDLCNKEESLALLGKPRAVSESIHRIIEAQVPHQITGPVEEYDRVRISGRMFHSEQYQRPQKTNCTAVRLRDNMHAKIQHIVSVSCSDRKRIYFVSNSYVSSLCFGTTHISCVQKWVAQNVVEVDRQAAPCLWIDWNERQFFCNLANRFP encoded by the exons ATGTCCCGGACGCCTAAACGACGGAAGTTATATCTAGAGCCATCCTTCGATGGGAAAGAGCTGCCCAGATCAACGCGGTACAGGGCGTCTCGCCTCGCGACTGACACTAGCCAAGTGGAAAACGTGATGTCTGATGGTAATGCTGCTGCAGATGAACCTGCTGATAATTCGCCAGTTCGCGTCTGGGCAAACGATGAAGTCGACGAGTGCGAAGAGTCGGGACCGAGCGACGATGAGGAAGCCCTGGCAGAGAACGCAAAGGAGGATGATCGTGAAACTGATGGCTCCTTTGACTCCGATTTATCTGCTGAAGACATCGTGACCCTAGTCATGGACTTTGCTGTTAACTTTGGCCTGGCGTGGACACAGGTAGAACACCTGATGAAACTAGTCAGTTTTTTAATGAAAAGAAAGGATCTCCCTGACACGAAGTTTCTGTTTAAGAAATTTGCGGGAGTCTCCACTGATAGCATGGGCTTTCATTTCTATTGTCCCAACTGCATTTGCCTTCTCGGCGAATGTGACGGGGACCTtaagaaaagaaaagaattcaATGCAACATGTACACAATGCCAACAGTTGTACAGTGGAGATACCCTTACTGCGCAAGGAAGTTTTTTTGTGACCCTTCCCATGGGGCAACAGATTTCTTCAATTCTTTCGTCTCAAGATACTTCCAGGTCACTTAAAAACTCTTTAAATGCACTTGCACATCGTTCACACGCCGCCTCTATGACAGACTTTACAGACGGAAGTTTGTATCTGCACCAAAGAAAAGAACTGGGTCTTGGCGCTATGGACATCACATTGACCATAAACTCGGATGGTAGTCCTGTGTTCAACTCATCCAAGTTTTCGATATGGCCCGTGCAGACGACAATTAATGAGTTGCCGCCCGGATTGCGTTTGAAAAATGTTACTGTTGCTACACTGTGGTATGGACAGTGCCACCCAGACATGACATTGGTGTTGGAGGCATTCACGAAGCAAATGGACTCGCTTACCAGGAGTGGTATCGAGTGGACATGTGATGGAGAGACCTTTCAATCAAAA GTCtattgtttcgctgctgtagccGATGCTCCAGCCAGGGCTCTGATGCAGAACACAGTCCAGTATAATGGATACTTTGGGTGTGGCTGGTGTTTGCACCCTGGCAAATGCATTGAAG GAACAGTCAAGTACCCTATAAGCGCTGAAGCTCCACCCGACAGGACTAAAGAAGGGATGATGCAAGACATGGCTGAAGTGCACAGGACTGGTGTTAATGTGCGAGGAGTTAAAGGGCCTTCCCCATTAATTAATTTGGTGGGGTTTGACATTGTGTGGGGCTTCACGCCTGATTATATGCATGGGGTTTTACTTGGTGTCACACGCCAGTTTATGGAGCTGTGGATGTCTGGTGTAGGCGCTCCATATTATATAGGGTCGCCACAGTTGATTAGGATGGTTGACGAAAGGCTTTGTGCCATTAAGCCTCCTCAATGCATCACGCGCCTGCCAAGATCTGTTGAACTGAGAAAGTTTTGGAAGGCAAGCGAGTGGCAACAGTGGCTGTTGTATTACAGCCTTGTTTGTGTTCACAGAATCTTGCCTGGCAAGTACCACAAACACTTTAGCTTGCTGGTGAAAGCTGTATACCTCCTACTTGGAGATACTGTCTCAGCCAAAGACATCAGGGATAGTACTGAGTGTCTTGTGCAATTTGTTATTCAAGTCCAAGTTCTCTACTCTAAGAAGGAAATGACTTCGAATGTACACTTGTTGTTGCACCTTGCAAAAAGTGTTACAATGCAAGGGCCACTCTGGGCACACTCTTGCTTTGTCTTTGAGGCGGGCTTAGGAAAGATTAAAAAGCTCGTCACTTCCGCTAAAGGAGTGCCTCACCAAGTGATGAGCAGAGTGCTTATGGCCAGCAAAGTTGGCGCACACAATGCAGCCGCTAGTGAGCAAGTTAAGAATTTCTTGTGCTCTGATTTGTGCAACAAAGAAGAGTCGCTGGCCCTTTTGGGAAAACCAAGAGCTGTCAGTGAGTCCATTCATAGAATTATTGAAGCGCAAGTCCCACACCAAATCACAGGGCCTGTTGAGGAATATGATAGAGTTCGCATCTCTGGACGCATGTTCCACAGCGAACAATATCAAAGGCCTCAAAAAACTAACTGCACAGCTGTACGACTGCGAGACAATATGCATGCTAAGATCCAGCATATTGTGTCAGTTAGCTGCAGTGACAGAAAAAGGATTTATTTTGTGTCTAACAGCTATGTTAGTTCTCTGTGTTTCGGCACAACACACATTTCATGTGTTCAGAAGTGGGTGGCACAGAATGTCGTCGAAGTGGACAGGCAGGCAGCTCCATGCCTGTGGATTGACTGGAACGaaaggcaatttttttgtaatcttgCCAATCGTTTCCCATAA